A genomic window from Pyxicephalus adspersus chromosome 2, UCB_Pads_2.0, whole genome shotgun sequence includes:
- the AMN1 gene encoding protein AMN1 homolog isoform X1, giving the protein MFYRWPIMTIMQCTEISFRILKCYCAMLFLKHPCHPPENAQPFQTVCGDNTLLILSDESEVGASTSQMTGAIADKVLRPVNSATTMENNMSLDTVTPDIRSSEHRKGLKENAAPAIIDLTTPTTTKLDQEFERPKALKKRKIYLSDVPRSRTKKTQMNDVSTPVRNAQIMKNTGQISVSVAANSAGGSRLNENSTGPVINCPNAPKRRESFKNWQSGVTNKQRSRSRRSEPLSPISEIIDQKQRSSQDGETACIINNTSGFYQTPCSSTNTPVIGTGPLNRRITFNTPEDHHLHGRTQQTRVSNGSHEPLINNCSSCWDENTYGALSSLGRCNDKMLRVANFLKCCVRDSMLLAFNSPSKIKARQIHNAHEKYKKLIRHLDAIEKEMAPKI; this is encoded by the exons atgttttatagatggcCTATTATGACGATAATGCAATGTACGGAGATTTCATTTCGGATTCTCAAATGCTATTGTGCGATGTTATTCCTGAAACACCCGTGTCACCCCCCCGAAAATGCACAACCCTTTCAGACGGTCTGCGGGGATAACACTTTGCTGATCCTTTCGGATGAGTCAGAAGTCGGCGCATCGACATCTCAAATGACCG GAGCTATCGCTGATAAAGTTCTAAGGCCTGTTAATAGTGCAACGACTATGGAAAATAACATGTCTTTAGACACGGTGACGCCTGACATTCGCAGTTCTGAACACCGCAAGGGGCTAAAGGAGAATGCGGCGCCTGCCATTATTGATCTAACAACACCAACAACCACCAAATTAGATCAAGAGTTCGAGCGGCCTAAAGCAC taaagaaaagaaaaatatacctcTCAGATGTGCCTAGAAGCCgtacaaagaaaacacagatgaaCG ATGTTTCAACGCCAGTGCGCAATGCGCAGATTATGAAAAATACAGGCCAGATAAGTGTATCAGTAGCCGCCAACAGTGCCGGTGGCAGCCGACTGAATGAAAATTCCACAGGGCCGGTTATCAATTGTCCTAACGCAC caaaaagaagagaaagcttcAAAAATTGGCAGTCAGGCGTTACAAACAAACAGAGATCAAGATCCAGGAGATCAGAACCGTTATCGCCGATATCCGAAATTATTGATCAAAAACAGAGATCGTCACAGGATGGTGAGACAGCGTGTATTATAAACAACACTTCAGGTTTTTACCAAACCCCATGCAGTAGCACGAACACACCTGTTATTGGCACAGGTCCTTTGAATAGACGCATCACATTCAATACGCCGGAGGACCATCATTTGCATGGCCGCACACAGCAGACACGTGTCAGCAACGGCTCACATGAGCCACTTATTAACAATTGTTCATCTTGCTGGGATGAAAATACGTACGGAGCACTGAGTTCTCTCGGGCGGTGCAATGACAAAATGTTACGTGTtgcaaattttctaaaatgttgtgtgAGAGACTCTATGCTTTTAGCGTTTAACAGCCCTAGTAAAATTAAAGCCCGGCAAATACATAATgcacatgaaaaatacaaaaagctaaTTAGACATCTTGATGCTATTGAAAAAGAGATGGCACCTAAGATTTGA
- the AMN1 gene encoding protein AMN1 homolog isoform X2 yields MTIMQCTEISFRILKCYCAMLFLKHPCHPPENAQPFQTVCGDNTLLILSDESEVGASTSQMTGAIADKVLRPVNSATTMENNMSLDTVTPDIRSSEHRKGLKENAAPAIIDLTTPTTTKLDQEFERPKALKKRKIYLSDVPRSRTKKTQMNDVSTPVRNAQIMKNTGQISVSVAANSAGGSRLNENSTGPVINCPNAPKRRESFKNWQSGVTNKQRSRSRRSEPLSPISEIIDQKQRSSQDGETACIINNTSGFYQTPCSSTNTPVIGTGPLNRRITFNTPEDHHLHGRTQQTRVSNGSHEPLINNCSSCWDENTYGALSSLGRCNDKMLRVANFLKCCVRDSMLLAFNSPSKIKARQIHNAHEKYKKLIRHLDAIEKEMAPKI; encoded by the exons ATGACGATAATGCAATGTACGGAGATTTCATTTCGGATTCTCAAATGCTATTGTGCGATGTTATTCCTGAAACACCCGTGTCACCCCCCCGAAAATGCACAACCCTTTCAGACGGTCTGCGGGGATAACACTTTGCTGATCCTTTCGGATGAGTCAGAAGTCGGCGCATCGACATCTCAAATGACCG GAGCTATCGCTGATAAAGTTCTAAGGCCTGTTAATAGTGCAACGACTATGGAAAATAACATGTCTTTAGACACGGTGACGCCTGACATTCGCAGTTCTGAACACCGCAAGGGGCTAAAGGAGAATGCGGCGCCTGCCATTATTGATCTAACAACACCAACAACCACCAAATTAGATCAAGAGTTCGAGCGGCCTAAAGCAC taaagaaaagaaaaatatacctcTCAGATGTGCCTAGAAGCCgtacaaagaaaacacagatgaaCG ATGTTTCAACGCCAGTGCGCAATGCGCAGATTATGAAAAATACAGGCCAGATAAGTGTATCAGTAGCCGCCAACAGTGCCGGTGGCAGCCGACTGAATGAAAATTCCACAGGGCCGGTTATCAATTGTCCTAACGCAC caaaaagaagagaaagcttcAAAAATTGGCAGTCAGGCGTTACAAACAAACAGAGATCAAGATCCAGGAGATCAGAACCGTTATCGCCGATATCCGAAATTATTGATCAAAAACAGAGATCGTCACAGGATGGTGAGACAGCGTGTATTATAAACAACACTTCAGGTTTTTACCAAACCCCATGCAGTAGCACGAACACACCTGTTATTGGCACAGGTCCTTTGAATAGACGCATCACATTCAATACGCCGGAGGACCATCATTTGCATGGCCGCACACAGCAGACACGTGTCAGCAACGGCTCACATGAGCCACTTATTAACAATTGTTCATCTTGCTGGGATGAAAATACGTACGGAGCACTGAGTTCTCTCGGGCGGTGCAATGACAAAATGTTACGTGTtgcaaattttctaaaatgttgtgtgAGAGACTCTATGCTTTTAGCGTTTAACAGCCCTAGTAAAATTAAAGCCCGGCAAATACATAATgcacatgaaaaatacaaaaagctaaTTAGACATCTTGATGCTATTGAAAAAGAGATGGCACCTAAGATTTGA